One genomic segment of Bradyrhizobium prioriisuperbiae includes these proteins:
- a CDS encoding lipid A deacylase LpxR family protein: protein MSNVRLLLLGIVVVVLSCTGANAQRLILIEENDVIAKSYDPQKGFSAVHDYDYTQGFFAGVVFDDFKKTPMAGNVYDVLQGGMITFGAPEGPRQQQLQWIFGQSIFTPQHIENPVRQPGDRAFGGWLYTGVSLAQETGRRQLDTFEIQVGAVGGSASLWKPVQGGFHSLIGDKGPQPGNYQLANEPGIVLSWERRWKFGYDFGQGYGVDFIPAVGVSAGNVYTYGEISGLVRFGQSLGTTWGPTRIRPSPSGASFMSTSPTDPSWGWAIFGGVAGRAVARNIFLDGSTFSDSPSVSKKTLVYDLIAGAEIFTQSGYKLGFSVTQRSREYVTQPKSDLFGSVEASIRF from the coding sequence ATGTCGAACGTTCGGCTGCTTCTGCTGGGGATCGTTGTTGTCGTCCTGTCGTGCACAGGCGCCAATGCGCAGCGTCTTATCCTGATCGAGGAAAACGACGTCATCGCCAAGAGTTACGACCCGCAGAAGGGTTTTAGCGCCGTCCACGATTACGATTACACCCAGGGCTTCTTCGCCGGGGTGGTGTTCGACGACTTCAAGAAAACGCCGATGGCGGGCAACGTCTACGACGTCCTGCAGGGCGGGATGATCACCTTCGGTGCTCCCGAAGGACCTCGCCAGCAGCAGCTGCAGTGGATCTTCGGCCAGAGCATTTTCACGCCGCAGCACATCGAAAATCCGGTGCGTCAGCCGGGTGACCGGGCGTTCGGCGGCTGGCTGTACACCGGCGTGTCGCTGGCCCAGGAAACCGGCCGCCGCCAGCTCGACACCTTCGAAATCCAGGTCGGCGCCGTCGGCGGTTCGGCCTCGTTGTGGAAGCCCGTCCAGGGCGGTTTTCACAGCCTGATCGGCGACAAGGGACCGCAACCCGGCAACTACCAGCTCGCCAACGAGCCCGGCATCGTCCTGTCGTGGGAGCGGCGCTGGAAGTTTGGTTATGATTTCGGCCAGGGCTATGGCGTCGACTTCATTCCAGCCGTCGGCGTGAGCGCCGGCAACGTCTACACCTATGGCGAAATCAGCGGCTTGGTCCGCTTTGGACAATCGCTCGGCACCACCTGGGGCCCGACGCGCATTCGTCCCTCGCCGTCCGGTGCATCCTTCATGTCGACCAGCCCGACCGATCCGAGCTGGGGCTGGGCGATCTTCGGCGGCGTCGCCGGACGCGCGGTCGCCCGCAACATTTTCCTCGACGGCAGCACGTTCTCCGACAGCCCGAGCGTGAGCAAGAAGACGTTGGTGTACGACCTGATCGCCGGCGCCGAGATCTTCACCCAGAGTGGCTACAAGCTGGGCTTCTCGGTGACGCAGCGTTCGCGTGAATACGTCACCCAGCCGAAGAGCGACCTGTTTGGCTCGGTCGAAGCCAGCATCCGATTCTAA
- a CDS encoding outer membrane protein — MKKLLLASVALIALASSASAADLAARPYTKAPVAPISPAYNWSGFYIGAMGGYGWSSDVTTNGVTVSSSDLKGGFAGGTIGYNWQFSPSWVFGLEADAAWADLSASDTVLGITLEDKIRSMGSVTGRLGYAAGPALLYVKGGWAWANNRVSVSGFGQSVSDSQFHSGWTVGAGLEYMFAPSWSAKAEYMYADYGKETYFNALDLGTSVHTIKGGINYHFNWGGPVVAKY, encoded by the coding sequence ATGAAGAAACTGCTTCTCGCCAGCGTTGCGCTCATCGCACTGGCTTCCTCCGCGTCGGCCGCCGATCTCGCGGCTCGCCCCTACACCAAGGCTCCGGTGGCTCCGATCAGCCCGGCCTACAACTGGTCCGGCTTCTACATCGGCGCGATGGGCGGCTATGGCTGGTCGAGCGATGTCACGACCAACGGCGTCACGGTGTCGTCGAGCGATCTCAAGGGCGGGTTTGCCGGCGGCACGATTGGCTACAACTGGCAGTTCTCGCCGTCGTGGGTGTTCGGCCTTGAAGCCGACGCCGCATGGGCCGATCTCAGCGCCTCGGACACCGTTCTCGGCATTACCCTCGAGGACAAGATTCGTTCAATGGGCAGCGTGACCGGCCGTCTCGGCTACGCGGCTGGTCCGGCACTGCTGTACGTCAAGGGCGGTTGGGCCTGGGCTAACAACCGCGTCTCAGTGTCGGGGTTCGGTCAGAGCGTGTCGGATAGCCAGTTCCACTCCGGTTGGACCGTCGGCGCCGGCCTCGAATACATGTTCGCCCCGAGCTGGTCGGCCAAGGCCGAATACATGTATGCCGATTACGGCAAAGAAACCTATTTCAATGCGCTTGACCTCGGCACCTCCGTTCACACCATCAAGGGTGGCATCAACTACCACTTCAACTGGGGTGGTCCGGTCGTCGCCAAGTACTGA
- a CDS encoding cold-shock protein: MATGTVKWFNSQKGYGFIQPDNGNKDVFVHISAVEKAGLSTLNEGAKVSYEEVPNKGKTSAENLRVG; the protein is encoded by the coding sequence GTGGCGACAGGCACAGTGAAATGGTTCAACTCACAAAAGGGATACGGATTCATCCAGCCCGATAACGGCAACAAGGATGTGTTCGTGCACATCTCGGCGGTCGAAAAGGCCGGGCTCAGCACCCTCAATGAGGGTGCAAAGGTGAGCTATGAGGAAGTGCCCAACAAGGGGAAGACTTCCGCGGAGAATTTGCGGGTAGGGTGA
- a CDS encoding alpha-2-macroglobulin: protein MIGLVRAASLVATLAFGLVSAHAADKAFKRDDLGDSAIRLEAQLKKDAGPIAKTTATLKTDADAALRRNDARTGLQTLGQIAVVAPEDVGNWLRIARTIFLVRPTDSREQTFLLERASTAAYIAYQRAGNAGEEADALAVLGKSLADRKLWRPALDSLRLSLDLREVADVRGQYEKLRDDHGFRLLDYSVDSDSASPRVCFQFSENLAKRVDFSPFLALGGNDKPALTSEDQQLCVEGLKHGERYNLNLRAGLPSAVKESLPKSAEFNVYVRDRKPFVRFTGRAYVLPRTGQKGIPLVSVNTPSVSVQVFRIGDRNLINTVLGSDFQRALSSYELSTLGDEKGVKVWSGELATATKLNEDVTTAFPVDQAVGDLQPGVYVMTAAAKGPGSASGDDESSLATQWFIVSDLGLTAFSGNDGVHVFVNSLASTEAVARAEVRLLSRSNEILATKKTDDAGHVLFEPGLARGEGGLSPAMITVSGEKTDYAFLSLKSNAFDLTDRGVAGRAVPAGLDAFVYAERGVYRSGETVYLTALVRDGQGNAATGSPLTLVVERPDGVEFRRALLADQGAGGRSLTLPLNSAVPTGTWRVRAFTDPRAPSIGETTFMVEDYVPDRIEFDISTKAKQISADLPVELQVDGRFLYGAPASGLSIEGDMLVAPADSRPGFAGYQFGVADTETASNERTPLEDLPEADANGKATLKVSLPKPPSSTRPQEAQFFVRMVEAGGRAVERKLTLPVAPQGNMIGVKPLFADRNVAEGDNANFDVVVAAPDGKTLVRSGLRYELMRVESRYQWYRQGSSWDYEPVKTTKRVADGDLTVAADKPARIQVSPQPGRYRLDVKTTDADGPLTSVQFDVGWYSDGSADTPDLLETSIDKPEYASGDTMTVSVNARTAGKLTINVLGDRLLTTQSVDVKEGTAQVKIPVGKDWGTGAYVVATLRRPLDANAQRMPGRGIGLKWLSIDKKARTLTVSLTPPALTRPSTTLKLPVKIEGLARGEDAKIVIAAVDVGILNLTNYKPPAPDDYYLGQRRMTSEIRDLYGQLIDGMQGTRGQIRSGGDGSAAELAGSPPTQKPLALYSGIVTVGADGTADVSFEIPEFAGTARVMAVAWSATKLGRATTDVTIRDPVVLTATLPRFLLNGDRGTMTLDLDNVEGAAGDYTIGIKTSGPVRLTGNPATVMRLAAKQRSTVQVALDAGGAGSAKLDVDIKGPNGLALARHYALDVKPATQILARRTVRTLAKGESLTLTPDMFSDLVPGTGGVSLSVSLSTALDAASILKALDRYPFGCSEQITSRAMPLLYVNDLAIQAHLAMDGDVDQRIKDAIDRLLARQGSNGSFGLWSAGGEDAWLDSYVTDFLTRAREKGFAVPDVLFKTALDRIRNSVVNAAEPEKDGGRDLAYGLYVLAKNGAAPIGDLRYLADTKLNNLATPIAKAQLAAALALVGDRGRAERVYAAALEDLKPKPVLVFGRTDYGSSLRDAAALVSLASEGNAPRATLTSAVERVEAARGLTPYTSTQENAWLVLASRAIAKEANTVSLDVDGSPVKTALYRSYSADNVGQKPIKITNTGDTPLQAVVAVTGAPVTPEPAASNGFKIERNYFTLDGKPADVTKAKQNDRFAVVLKITEAKPEFGRIMVVDYLPAGLEIDNPKLVSSGDTGTLDWIEDGEDPENTEFRDDRFNAAIERASNDSPVFTVAYVVRAVSPGKYVLPQAYVEDMYNPSRYGRTGTGSVEVRPAK, encoded by the coding sequence ATGATTGGTCTGGTTCGCGCCGCCTCGTTGGTCGCAACGCTGGCGTTTGGCCTGGTCTCGGCCCACGCCGCAGACAAGGCCTTCAAGCGCGATGATCTCGGCGACTCCGCCATTCGCCTCGAGGCCCAGCTCAAGAAAGACGCCGGGCCAATCGCCAAGACCACGGCAACCCTGAAAACCGATGCGGACGCCGCGCTTCGACGCAACGATGCCCGGACCGGACTGCAGACCCTGGGACAGATCGCCGTGGTGGCGCCGGAGGATGTCGGCAACTGGCTGCGCATCGCCCGCACCATTTTCTTGGTCCGTCCGACCGACAGTCGCGAGCAGACCTTCCTGCTGGAGCGGGCCTCGACCGCGGCCTACATCGCCTATCAGCGTGCCGGTAATGCCGGCGAGGAGGCCGACGCGCTCGCCGTGCTCGGCAAGTCGCTGGCCGACCGCAAACTGTGGCGGCCGGCGCTGGATTCGCTGCGGCTGTCGCTGGATCTGCGCGAAGTCGCCGATGTGCGCGGCCAGTATGAGAAGCTGCGCGACGACCACGGCTTCCGGCTGCTGGACTACTCGGTGGATTCGGATTCCGCGTCGCCCCGGGTGTGTTTTCAGTTCTCGGAAAATCTCGCCAAGCGCGTGGATTTCTCGCCGTTCCTGGCGCTTGGCGGCAACGACAAGCCGGCACTGACATCAGAGGATCAGCAGCTCTGCGTCGAAGGCCTCAAGCACGGCGAGCGCTACAATCTCAATCTGCGCGCCGGCCTGCCGTCGGCGGTCAAGGAGAGCCTGCCGAAATCGGCTGAGTTCAATGTCTATGTCCGCGACCGCAAGCCGTTCGTGCGTTTCACCGGCCGCGCCTATGTGCTGCCGCGCACCGGGCAGAAGGGCATTCCGCTGGTCAGCGTCAACACGCCGTCGGTGTCGGTGCAAGTCTTCCGGATCGGCGACCGCAACCTGATCAACACCGTGCTCGGCAGCGATTTTCAGCGCGCCCTGAGCAGCTATGAGCTGTCGACGCTCGGCGACGAGAAGGGCGTCAAGGTCTGGTCCGGCGAACTCGCGACCGCGACCAAGCTGAACGAAGACGTCACAACCGCGTTCCCGGTCGATCAGGCCGTTGGCGACCTGCAGCCCGGCGTCTACGTCATGACTGCCGCGGCCAAGGGACCCGGTTCAGCCAGTGGTGACGACGAGTCCTCGCTGGCGACCCAATGGTTCATCGTCTCGGATCTCGGCCTGACCGCGTTTTCCGGCAATGACGGCGTGCATGTGTTCGTCAATTCGCTGGCCTCCACCGAGGCCGTCGCCCGTGCCGAGGTGCGGCTTTTGTCGCGGAGCAACGAAATCCTCGCCACCAAGAAAACCGATGACGCTGGACACGTGCTGTTCGAGCCGGGCCTGGCGCGCGGCGAGGGCGGCCTGTCGCCGGCCATGATCACGGTGTCGGGCGAGAAAACCGACTATGCCTTCCTCAGCCTGAAATCCAACGCCTTCGACCTGACCGATCGCGGTGTCGCCGGCCGTGCCGTGCCGGCTGGCCTCGATGCGTTCGTCTATGCGGAACGCGGCGTCTATCGCTCCGGAGAGACCGTCTATCTCACCGCACTGGTTCGCGACGGCCAGGGCAATGCTGCGACCGGCAGTCCGCTGACACTGGTGGTGGAACGGCCCGATGGCGTCGAGTTCCGCCGCGCGTTGCTGGCCGACCAGGGCGCCGGTGGCCGCAGCCTGACCCTGCCGCTGAACTCCGCGGTGCCGACCGGCACCTGGCGGGTCCGGGCGTTCACCGATCCGAGGGCGCCGTCGATCGGCGAGACCACCTTCATGGTCGAAGATTACGTGCCGGATCGGATCGAATTCGACATATCTACCAAGGCCAAGCAGATTTCTGCTGATCTTCCTGTAGAACTTCAAGTGGATGGCCGTTTCCTCTATGGTGCGCCGGCCTCCGGCCTGTCCATCGAGGGCGACATGCTGGTGGCGCCGGCCGACAGCCGGCCGGGATTTGCCGGCTATCAGTTCGGCGTTGCCGACACCGAGACCGCCAGCAACGAGCGCACCCCGCTGGAAGACCTGCCCGAGGCCGACGCCAACGGCAAGGCGACCCTCAAGGTCAGCCTGCCGAAACCGCCGTCCTCGACCCGGCCCCAGGAAGCGCAATTCTTCGTCCGCATGGTGGAAGCCGGCGGCCGTGCCGTGGAGCGCAAGCTGACCCTGCCGGTCGCCCCCCAGGGCAACATGATCGGCGTCAAGCCGCTGTTCGCCGACCGCAACGTGGCCGAGGGCGACAATGCCAATTTCGACGTCGTGGTGGCCGCACCCGACGGCAAGACCCTGGTGCGCAGCGGGTTGCGTTATGAGCTGATGCGGGTCGAGTCCCGTTATCAATGGTACCGCCAGGGCTCGTCATGGGACTATGAGCCGGTCAAGACCACCAAGCGGGTGGCCGACGGCGATCTCACCGTCGCCGCCGACAAGCCGGCGCGCATCCAGGTGTCGCCGCAGCCGGGTCGCTATCGCCTGGACGTCAAGACCACCGATGCGGATGGTCCGCTGACCTCAGTGCAGTTCGACGTCGGCTGGTATTCCGACGGCAGCGCCGATACGCCTGATTTGCTCGAGACCTCCATCGATAAGCCGGAGTATGCGTCCGGCGACACCATGACGGTGTCGGTCAATGCGCGAACCGCCGGCAAGCTGACCATCAATGTGCTCGGCGACCGGCTGCTCACCACACAGTCCGTCGACGTCAAGGAGGGCACGGCGCAGGTCAAGATTCCGGTCGGCAAGGACTGGGGCACCGGCGCCTATGTGGTCGCGACACTGCGGCGGCCGCTCGACGCCAATGCCCAGCGCATGCCGGGCCGCGGCATCGGCCTGAAATGGCTCAGTATCGACAAGAAGGCGCGCACGCTCACCGTCAGCCTGACGCCGCCGGCCCTGACCCGTCCCAGCACCACGCTCAAGCTGCCGGTGAAGATCGAAGGCCTGGCACGGGGCGAAGACGCCAAGATCGTCATTGCGGCGGTCGATGTCGGCATCCTCAATCTGACCAACTACAAGCCACCGGCGCCGGACGACTATTATCTGGGCCAGCGCCGCATGACCTCGGAGATCCGCGACCTTTATGGGCAACTGATCGACGGCATGCAGGGCACCCGCGGCCAGATCCGCTCCGGCGGCGACGGCAGCGCGGCCGAACTGGCGGGCAGCCCGCCGACCCAGAAGCCACTGGCGCTCTATTCCGGCATTGTCACTGTCGGCGCAGACGGCACTGCGGACGTCTCGTTCGAGATTCCGGAGTTCGCCGGCACCGCGCGGGTGATGGCGGTGGCCTGGAGCGCGACCAAGCTCGGTCGCGCTACCACGGACGTCACCATCCGCGATCCGGTGGTGCTCACAGCGACACTGCCGCGCTTCCTGCTCAATGGCGATCGCGGCACCATGACCTTGGACCTCGACAACGTCGAGGGCGCGGCCGGCGACTACACCATCGGCATCAAGACCTCGGGTCCGGTCAGGCTGACCGGCAATCCCGCGACCGTGATGCGGCTCGCCGCCAAGCAGCGCAGCACCGTGCAAGTCGCGCTCGATGCCGGCGGCGCCGGCTCGGCCAAGCTCGATGTCGACATCAAGGGACCCAACGGCCTGGCACTGGCGCGCCACTACGCACTCGACGTCAAGCCGGCGACCCAGATCCTGGCCCGGCGGACGGTGCGCACCCTGGCGAAGGGCGAAAGCCTGACACTGACGCCGGACATGTTCTCGGACCTGGTGCCGGGCACCGGCGGCGTATCGCTGTCGGTCAGCCTGTCGACCGCGCTCGATGCTGCCTCCATCCTGAAGGCGCTGGATCGTTATCCGTTCGGCTGTTCCGAACAGATCACCAGCCGCGCCATGCCGCTGCTCTATGTCAACGACCTTGCCATCCAGGCCCATCTGGCGATGGACGGCGACGTCGACCAGCGCATCAAGGATGCGATCGACCGGCTGTTGGCGCGTCAGGGGTCGAACGGTTCGTTCGGCCTGTGGTCGGCGGGCGGCGAAGATGCCTGGCTCGACTCCTACGTCACCGACTTCCTGACCCGCGCCCGGGAAAAGGGCTTTGCGGTGCCGGACGTGCTGTTCAAGACCGCGCTCGACCGGATCAGGAATTCGGTCGTGAACGCGGCGGAGCCGGAGAAGGACGGCGGTCGTGATCTGGCCTATGGCCTCTATGTACTCGCCAAGAACGGCGCGGCGCCGATCGGCGACCTGCGTTATCTCGCCGACACCAAGCTGAACAATCTCGCAACTCCGATCGCGAAGGCTCAGCTGGCCGCGGCGCTGGCACTGGTCGGTGACCGCGGCCGGGCCGAGCGGGTCTATGCCGCTGCGCTGGAGGATCTCAAGCCGAAGCCGGTGCTGGTGTTCGGCCGCACCGATTACGGCTCGTCGCTGCGCGACGCGGCGGCGCTGGTGTCACTCGCCAGCGAAGGCAACGCGCCGCGGGCGACGCTGACGTCGGCGGTCGAACGGGTCGAGGCCGCTCGTGGTCTCACGCCCTATACCTCCACCCAGGAAAATGCCTGGCTGGTGCTGGCGTCCCGCGCCATTGCCAAGGAGGCCAACACCGTCTCGCTCGATGTCGACGGCAGCCCGGTCAAGACCGCGCTCTATCGCAGCTACTCCGCCGACAATGTGGGGCAGAAGCCGATCAAGATCACCAACACCGGCGATACGCCGCTGCAGGCGGTGGTTGCGGTCACCGGCGCCCCGGTGACACCGGAGCCCGCGGCCTCCAACGGCTTCAAGATCGAGCGCAACTACTTCACCCTGGACGGCAAGCCGGCCGACGTTACCAAGGCCAAGCAGAACGACCGCTTTGCCGTGGTGCTGAAGATCACCGAAGCCAAGCCGGAGTTCGGCCGCATCATGGTGGTGGATTATCTGCCGGCGGGTCTGGAGATCGACAATCCGAAGCTGGTGTCGTCGGGCGATACCGGCACGCTGGACTGGATCGAGGACGGCGAGGATCCCGAGAATACCGAGTTCCGCGATGATCGCTTCAATGCGGCGATCGAACGGGCCAGCAATGACAGCCCGGTGTTCACCGTGGCTTATGTGGTGCGCGCGGTGTCACCCGGCAAATACGTGCTGCCGCAGGCCTATGTCGAGGACATGTACAATCCCTCGCGTTACGGCCGCACCGGCACCGGCAGTGTCGAGGTGCGACCGGCGAAATGA
- the pbpC gene encoding penicillin-binding protein 1C, with protein MTGEGTITPAAPPRRRRTLKAAVTAGLAVAGAVLVAATIWIVSLGPVPLAQTKQISTTVVDRNGKLLRAYAMADGRWRLPVTAATGVDPGYLNLLLGYEDQRFRSHHGVDPLALGRAAVQLLTQGHIVSGGSTITMQLARLLEPRRERSISVKLQQIVRAVELERQLSKDQILDLYLTLAPFGGNLEGIRAASLAYFGTEPKRLSLAEAALLVALPQSPERRRLDRYPDAARAARDRVLDRMVGDGRVSKEDAAVARAEPVPRLRKPMLLLAPHATDQAVSSSPDTSLIRTTLDSTIQRNLELLARDRAAALGPDISIGIIAVDHESGAVLAHVGSPDYFDVRRAGQVDMTRAVRSPGSTLKPFIYGLAFEDGFVHPESLIDDRPIRFGNYAPENFDMNFQGTVPVRRALQMSLNVPAVALLDRVGASRLSARLKQAGATLVLPKDEVPGLAMGLGGVGITLSDLVRLYAGIARLGQTVALREIVRSETEDRDTRRLMDPAAAWQIGNVLIGTPPPENGVHGRIAFKTGTSYGYRDAWSVGFDGRYTIGVWVGRPDGAPVTGLLGRTAAAPILFDAFARTGKLSVPLPKPPRGVLVASNAKLPLPLRRFRPVGELVRSGSEQALRIQFPLNGSRIDAGADSEQSFAPLPVKVAGGVFPLTMLVNGIAVGEIDSRRQRLVAPPGPGFVRLTVMDATGAADTVVVRIQ; from the coding sequence ATGACCGGCGAGGGGACCATAACGCCTGCGGCGCCTCCGCGCCGCCGGCGCACACTCAAGGCCGCGGTGACAGCCGGCCTGGCTGTGGCCGGGGCGGTGCTCGTCGCGGCGACGATCTGGATCGTTTCGCTTGGTCCGGTGCCGCTCGCGCAGACCAAACAAATCTCGACCACCGTGGTCGATCGCAACGGCAAGCTGCTGCGCGCCTATGCGATGGCGGACGGTCGCTGGCGTTTGCCGGTGACGGCCGCGACCGGCGTCGATCCCGGCTATCTCAACCTGCTGCTCGGTTATGAAGACCAGCGTTTCCGCTCCCACCACGGCGTCGATCCGCTGGCGCTGGGGCGTGCCGCGGTTCAATTGCTGACCCAGGGGCATATCGTGTCCGGCGGCTCGACCATCACCATGCAACTGGCGCGGCTGCTGGAGCCGCGGCGCGAACGCTCGATCTCGGTCAAGCTGCAACAGATCGTGCGCGCGGTCGAACTCGAACGGCAGTTGAGCAAGGACCAGATCCTCGATCTCTATCTGACGCTGGCGCCGTTCGGCGGCAATCTCGAAGGCATCCGTGCGGCGTCGCTGGCCTATTTCGGCACGGAGCCGAAACGGCTGTCGCTGGCGGAAGCGGCGCTGCTGGTGGCGCTGCCGCAGTCTCCGGAGCGTCGCAGGCTCGACCGTTATCCGGACGCGGCGCGTGCGGCACGCGACCGGGTGCTGGATCGGATGGTGGGCGATGGCCGCGTCTCGAAAGAAGATGCGGCCGTGGCCCGCGCCGAGCCGGTTCCGCGGTTGCGCAAGCCGATGCTGCTATTGGCGCCGCACGCCACCGATCAGGCCGTGAGTTCTTCGCCCGACACCTCGCTGATCCGGACCACTCTCGATAGTACCATTCAGCGCAATCTCGAGCTGCTGGCGCGTGACCGCGCGGCGGCGCTCGGCCCGGACATTTCCATCGGTATCATAGCGGTGGATCACGAGAGCGGCGCCGTGCTGGCCCATGTCGGTTCACCGGATTATTTCGATGTGCGACGGGCCGGGCAGGTCGACATGACCCGCGCGGTGCGCTCGCCGGGTTCGACCCTGAAGCCGTTCATCTACGGCCTCGCGTTCGAAGACGGCTTCGTGCATCCGGAAAGCCTGATCGACGACCGTCCGATCCGGTTCGGCAACTATGCGCCGGAAAACTTCGACATGAATTTCCAGGGTACCGTGCCGGTGCGGCGCGCGCTGCAAATGTCGCTCAATGTTCCGGCGGTCGCTTTGCTCGACCGGGTCGGCGCCAGCCGGCTGTCGGCGCGGCTGAAGCAGGCCGGCGCGACACTGGTGCTGCCGAAGGACGAAGTGCCGGGTCTCGCTATGGGGCTCGGCGGCGTCGGCATTACCTTGAGCGATCTGGTCCGGCTCTATGCCGGCATTGCCCGGCTCGGCCAGACCGTGGCGCTTCGTGAAATCGTCCGCAGCGAAACCGAGGACCGCGACACCCGCCGCCTGATGGATCCTGCCGCGGCCTGGCAGATTGGCAATGTCCTGATCGGCACCCCGCCGCCGGAAAACGGTGTGCATGGCCGCATCGCGTTCAAGACCGGCACCAGTTACGGCTATCGCGACGCCTGGTCGGTCGGCTTCGACGGCCGCTATACCATCGGTGTCTGGGTCGGCCGTCCCGATGGTGCGCCGGTCACAGGGCTGCTCGGGCGCACGGCGGCAGCACCGATCCTGTTCGACGCCTTCGCCCGCACCGGCAAATTGTCCGTGCCGCTGCCGAAGCCGCCGCGCGGCGTGCTGGTGGCGAGCAATGCCAAGCTGCCTCTGCCGCTGCGCCGTTTCCGGCCGGTCGGTGAACTGGTCCGTAGTGGCAGCGAGCAGGCGCTCCGCATTCAGTTTCCACTGAATGGCTCGCGGATCGATGCCGGCGCGGATAGTGAACAATCGTTTGCACCGCTGCCGGTCAAAGTCGCGGGTGGGGTGTTTCCCCTGACCATGTTGGTTAACGGAATTGCCGTCGGCGAGATCGACAGCCGCCGCCAGAGGCTGGTCGCGCCGCCGGGACCGGGCTTCGTCCGGCTGACCGTGATGGACGCCACGGGCGCGGCGGACACAGTCGTGGTGAGAATTCAATAA
- a CDS encoding glycosyltransferase family 39 protein yields the protein MAETLYRPRFGAPREPANRVDPGRGLARVIEVVAGSHARAVAFLIVVGALFFLPGFFNIPPIDRDEPRFAQATKQMVETGDFVDIRFQDEVRYKKPVGIYWLQAAAVETASALGLPRAQVRIWLYRMPSLIGAIGAVLLTYWAALVFVTRRGALLAALLLCGCVLLGVEARLAKTDAMLLCLSVAVMGAMARIYVPWQRGEDPVRPSWALPAIFWTAIAAGLLIKGPLILMFVALAIGALVIMDRSGGWLWQLRPAWGLMWVLVLVLPWFVMIVMRSGSSFFQDSLGGDMLTKLASPQESHGAPPGLYFVLFWLTFWPGSALAGLAAPAIWRVRREPGAQFLLAWLVPSWIVFEIVITKLPHYVLPLYPAIAILIVGALERRVLSRAAWVVRGTSWWFVLPALLSVAAVVLAISLTLQPTFLAWPFAAGAMIFGLFAWWLYDENEAERSILNAVVASWFLGVVVYGVVMPSLAPLFPSVELARVLRNVECVGPRAVAAGYHEPSLVFMTGTSTLLTDGSGAADFLGHGSCRFALIESRQERAFAQRAEAIGLRYNVATRIEGYNFSQGRQISVAVFRSEGTQ from the coding sequence ATGGCCGAGACCCTCTACCGCCCCCGATTTGGCGCCCCGCGTGAACCCGCTAATCGGGTCGATCCCGGGCGTGGGCTTGCGCGCGTCATCGAGGTCGTGGCCGGCAGCCATGCTCGTGCCGTCGCATTTCTGATTGTGGTCGGCGCGCTGTTTTTCCTGCCCGGCTTCTTCAACATTCCGCCGATCGATCGTGACGAGCCGCGCTTTGCGCAGGCCACCAAACAGATGGTGGAGACCGGCGATTTCGTCGACATCCGTTTCCAGGATGAAGTCCGCTACAAGAAGCCGGTCGGCATCTATTGGCTGCAGGCCGCCGCTGTCGAAACCGCGTCGGCGCTCGGACTGCCGCGTGCGCAGGTCCGCATCTGGCTCTACCGGATGCCATCACTGATCGGTGCCATCGGCGCCGTGCTGCTGACGTACTGGGCTGCGCTGGTGTTCGTGACGCGGCGAGGCGCATTGCTCGCGGCTCTGTTGTTGTGTGGCTGCGTGCTGCTCGGTGTCGAAGCGCGGCTGGCCAAGACCGACGCCATGCTGCTGTGCCTGTCGGTCGCCGTGATGGGCGCGATGGCGCGGATCTATGTGCCGTGGCAGCGCGGCGAGGATCCGGTCCGCCCGTCCTGGGCGCTGCCGGCGATTTTCTGGACCGCGATTGCGGCCGGGCTTCTGATCAAGGGGCCGCTGATCCTGATGTTCGTGGCGCTGGCCATCGGCGCGCTGGTGATCATGGATCGGTCCGGCGGATGGCTGTGGCAGCTGCGGCCGGCCTGGGGACTGATGTGGGTCCTGGTGCTGGTGCTGCCCTGGTTTGTAATGATCGTGATGCGCTCGGGCAGCAGTTTCTTCCAGGACTCGCTGGGCGGCGACATGCTGACCAAGCTCGCGAGCCCGCAGGAGTCCCACGGCGCGCCCCCGGGACTTTATTTTGTGCTGTTCTGGCTCACCTTCTGGCCCGGTTCGGCGCTTGCCGGACTCGCTGCGCCCGCCATCTGGCGCGTGCGGCGGGAGCCGGGTGCGCAATTCCTGCTGGCCTGGCTGGTGCCGTCCTGGATCGTGTTCGAGATCGTCATCACCAAGCTGCCGCATTATGTGCTGCCGCTGTATCCGGCGATCGCGATCCTGATCGTGGGCGCCCTGGAGCGCCGCGTGCTGTCGCGCGCCGCCTGGGTGGTGCGCGGCACGTCATGGTGGTTCGTGCTGCCGGCGCTGCTGTCGGTCGCCGCGGTTGTGCTGGCAATATCGCTGACCTTGCAACCGACCTTCCTGGCCTGGCCGTTCGCCGCCGGGGCGATGATCTTCGGCCTGTTCGCGTGGTGGCTGTACGACGAGAACGAGGCGGAGCGGTCGATCCTGAATGCCGTGGTCGCATCCTGGTTTCTCGGTGTCGTGGTCTACGGCGTGGTGATGCCGTCGCTGGCGCCGCTGTTCCCGAGCGTGGAGCTGGCGCGCGTGCTGCGCAATGTCGAATGCGTCGGTCCGCGCGCCGTCGCGGCCGGCTATCACGAGCCGAGCCTGGTGTTCATGACCGGCACCTCGACACTGCTCACTGACGGATCCGGCGCGGCCGATTTTCTTGGCCATGGCAGCTGCCGGTTCGCGCTGATTGAGTCGCGGCAGGAGCGGGCGTTTGCGCAGCGCGCCGAGGCCATCGGCCTGCGCTACAACGTGGCGACCCGCATCGAGGGCTATAATTTCTCGCAGGGCCGCCAGATTTCGGTCGCCGTGTTCCGTTCCGAAGGAACGCAGTGA